The Chitinibacter bivalviorum genomic interval GCACCAACAATAAGCCGGGAACGGCGACGGCGACCGAGAACACAAAGAAATTCGCCCAGCCCAATGCCACGACCAAATAACCCGAGGCGGGGCCAACGTAAACGCGGCCAAAGGCGGCGAGCGCCGAAAGTAAGGCAAATTGGGTCGCGGTAAAGCGCGGGTTGCACAGACTCATCAGCAGCGCGACCGCAGCCGTCGTACCCATGCCGCCAGCCAGATTTTCCCCGCCAATCGCAAAGTACAGCAGGCCTAAGCTGGGAGCACCGTGCAGCGCGATCAACCAGTAGCCCAAATTAGTCAGCGCCTGCAACACGCCAAACACCAATAACGAGCGATACAAACCCCAACGCACCATCAGCACCGCGCCGGCAAAACCACCAAGAATGGTGGCGATCATGCCAAAGATCTTATTCGCCGAGCCGATTTGCGTTTTCACATAGCCCATATCGAGCAGGAATTTGGTCGATAGGCTGCCGGCAAAGGCGTCGCCTAATTTATAGGCAACGACCAATGTTAATAGCAAAATCGCACCGTCGCGGCTGAAAAACTCGTGCAGCGGCTCGATAATCGCTTCACGCAGCGAACGCGGCGCTTGGTGGATGACCTCCGGCTCGGGTGAGAACAAAGTCACCAGCGCCATTGCCGCCATAATCGCGGCCATTACCCAATAAGTTTGCTGCCAGCTTAAAAAGCCATCCGCCAAAATGAGCGCCAGCGCACCTGAGGTCAGCATCGCCATCCGATAGCCAAACACGCCAACGGCCGCACCCGCGCCACGCTCGGTTTGATGCAGTGTTTCGGTGCGATACGCGTCGATGACGACGTCCTGCGTCGCGGAAAAAAACGCAACCAGCAGCGCCAGTACGGCAAAAGTCGCCAGATGCGTTTGCGGATCCAGCCCACCCATAAAGGCAATCGCGCCTGCTAAGGCAAGCTGGGTCAGCAGCATCCAGCCTCGACGGCGCCCCAGAAAAGGCATTGGGAAACGATCAATCAGCGGCGACCATAAAAACTTCCACGTGTAGGGTTGGCCGACCAAGGTAAACCAAGCGATGGTTTTAATATCCAGCCCCGCATCCGACAACCACGCTTGCAGCGTCGAGCCGGTGAGCGCCAGCGGCAAGCCGGAAGCAAATCCCAAAAACATCGCCGCGGCGATGCGGCGATTGCTGAAAACTGCAAAATAATTTTGAAAGTTCATTGGGGTATGGGCTTCTGTTCTTTTTATTGATTGGCTTTGACGGCAATACAGGGTGATGTATTTAGGCTAAAGGGTAATCGTAATCCACAATCAAAGGCGCATGGTCGGAAAACTTTTCGTCTTTATAAATACTGGCTGCTTGCGCCGTAGCTGCCAGTGCTGGCGTTGCAATTTGGTAATCAATCCGCCAACCCACGTCTTTCGCATACGCTTGGCCGCGATTACTCCACCAGGTATAGCCGGGGATGGTAGGGTATAGCGTGCGCCAAGTATCGACCCAGCCGCTGCTTAATAATTGCGTCAGCCACGCGCGCTCTTCGGGCAGAAAGCCCGAGTTTTTCAGATTGCCTTTCCAGTTTTTCAGGTCGATCTCGTTGTGCGCGATATTCCAGTCGCCCATGATGATCACGTCGCGGCCAGACTCGCGCAGCTCATTCAGGCGTGGCCAGAAGCGTTCCAGAAAGCTAAATTTTACGTCTTGACGCTCTTCTGATGACGAACCGGATGGCAGGTAAAGCGACACGATCGATAGCTTGCCAAAGCGCACTTCCAGATAGCGACCTTCGGCGTCGATGTCCGCTATCCCAAGGCCCGTAATCACTTCGTCGGGCTCGTGGCGACAATACAAGCCCACACCGCTATACCCTTTTTTTTCGGCGTAATGGAAATACGCATGAAATTGTGCCGGCGTATGTTCGGGTTTGAGGTCGGCGGCTTGCGCTTTCAATTCTTGCACGCCGACCACATCGGCATTTTGGCTGCTAAGCCAGTTAAAAAAACCTTTGGTGGTGGCAGAACGTATCCCGTTCAAATTGGCAGAAATGATGCGCACGCGGCGTTTCCTTGTTCAATCAATGCTATGCTTACGGTTATTGTGAAATTACGCTTTAGGACTATGCCATGACCAACTTCCGTCAAGATTTCATCCGCTTTGCCGTTGCGCAAAAAGTACTCTGTTTTGGCGATTTTATCACCAAAGCGGGCCGTAACTCGCCGTACTTCTTTAATGCGGGTCTGTTTAGCGACGGTACGTCGGTCGGCGAATTGGCCCGTTTTTATGCGCAAGCGGCACTGGCGTCTAAAGTTCAATTTGATGTGCTGTTTGGGCCTGCCTATAAAGGCATTGTGCTGGCGTCAGCAACGGCAGTGGCACTGGCGAATGCAGGTCACAATGTGCCCTTCGTGTTTAATCGCAAAGAAGCGAAAGATCACGGCGAAGGTGGTGTATTGGTTGGCGCGCCGCTGAAAGGCCGCGTGATGATTATTGATGATGTGATTTCGGCAGGTACTTCGGTGCGTGAATCAGTGAATATGATCCGTGCCGCAGGCGCAGAACCAGCAGGGGTCTTGATTGCGCTCGATCGAATGGAGCGTGGCCTAGGCGAGCTGTCGGCGGTGCAGGAAGTAGAGCAGCAATTTGGTATTCCAGTAATTCCTATTGCATCTTTGCAAGATTTACTGACTTTCCTTGCAGACCAAGAAGGAATGACTGAGAATCTAGCGAAAGTTCAAAACTACCGTGCTCAATACGGTATACAGCAAGGTTAATTCATGCGGCATTGGCTCGTTTTAGCGTTGTTATGTACGACAGCACTGGCTGCCCAGGCGGGCAGCCTTTATCGCTGGGTTGATGAAAATGGCAAAGTGCAATACAGCGATAAACCGCCGACAGGGCACAGCAAGGATTTAACCCAGCTTGATAAATCAGGTCGGGTTCGTAATGCGGGCGACAATATGACCGAGGCTGAACGTGCTGCCGAAGCAGAACGTCAGCGCGTGCAGCTTGAGCAGCGCCGCAAAGATCGAGCCCTGCTGCAATCGTTCTCCAAGCCTGAAGAAGTCGATTTGCTGCGCGATCGCCAAATTGAAGCGGTTGAAGCGGGCAAGCAAACCAATCGCTTGCGCCGGCAAACGCTTGAAGAGCGACAAGCGCGACTGCAAAAACAGGCCGATCGCTTAAAACAGAATAAAAAGCCCGTCCCCAACGATTTGCAAACAGAACTTGATCTAAATCGTAACGAGATCAAGGCAATTGATGAATCATTGGTTCGCCAGGATCAGGAAATCTTGCAGATTAAGGCAAGGGCTGAGGCGGATAAGTTACGTTTGATTCAATTGCGTAGCATTTCGCCCAATTAAACTGCCCACACGATATCCTTGACTGCATATACGGGTTTTATCGTGTAGGTGAGCGACCTACTTAATGGCAAACTGCACTCCAACATTTAACTTGATGACAGATATGACTACTTCTAACGCTGCGCCACGTATTGTTCTAGGAATTGATATAGGTGGAACCGGCATTAAGGGGGCCCCTGTGAATGTTGAGACAGGTGAGCTGGTGGCCGATCGCTTACGTATTGATACGCCACAGCCTGCAACTCCCGAAGCGGTGGGCAAAGTGGTGAAGGTGATTGTGGATCACTTTGCCTGGCAAGGCCCTGTTGGCTGTACCTTCCCTGCGATTGTGCATAACGGTGTCACCATGTCGGCCGCCAATGTTGATCAGAGCTGGTTTCACGCGCCAGCACAAGACATTCTGGCCAAGGCGACAGGTTTGCCTTTGATTGTCTTGAATGATGCGGATGCCGCAGGCTCGGCTGAGGTAATGTTTGGTGCAGCCAAAGGTCGTCATGGCAAAATTATCGTGATCACCTTGGGTACTGGGATCGGTAGCGCCTTGATTGTTGACGGTAAACTCATCACCAATACCGAGTTTGGTCATTTGATTTTCCCGAAAGACACTATTGCTGAAAAATACTGCTCAGCCAAAGTCAAAGAAGACAAAGATTTAAGCTGGAAAGAGTTCAATCCGCGCCTGAATGCTTACCTTGAGCATTTACAACTATTGTTCTCGCCTGATCTGGTGATTATCGGTGGTGGGATTAGTAAAAAAGGCGAGAAGTTTATTCCAGAGATGAAAAACCTGCGTTTTGAGTTGGTTGCGGCCACTTTGAGAAATGAAGCGGGGATTGTTGGTGCGGCACTTGAAGCGGCGAAACAATTTAAGGTTTGACGGGGTATTGCTTTGGAAGCTATATCTGGCCTTGTGTAAAAGGCGATACATCAAAGCCCAGCATGCGCTGGGCTTTGTGCTTTAATGGGTTTGAAATACGGAAATTGCCGAGTCGAGGCGCAGCGCTTGAGTGCGCATTTCGCTAGAGTTTTGCGACAGGCGATTTGAAAGTGCTCGATTTTCCTGCACATCAGTATCAATAGCGGCAATCGATTGGCTCATATCGTCGACCCCCAGGCTTTGTTCGCGTGACGCATTATCAATCTCTTGCAGCATGTGCGTCAGACTGGATACCTGCTCGACAACGCCATGTACTTGGCTCGCCGATTGGGTTGCGAGTTGATGACC includes:
- a CDS encoding AmpG family muropeptide MFS transporter — translated: MNFQNYFAVFSNRRIAAAMFLGFASGLPLALTGSTLQAWLSDAGLDIKTIAWFTLVGQPYTWKFLWSPLIDRFPMPFLGRRRGWMLLTQLALAGAIAFMGGLDPQTHLATFAVLALLVAFFSATQDVVIDAYRTETLHQTERGAGAAVGVFGYRMAMLTSGALALILADGFLSWQQTYWVMAAIMAAMALVTLFSPEPEVIHQAPRSLREAIIEPLHEFFSRDGAILLLTLVVAYKLGDAFAGSLSTKFLLDMGYVKTQIGSANKIFGMIATILGGFAGAVLMVRWGLYRSLLVFGVLQALTNLGYWLIALHGAPSLGLLYFAIGGENLAGGMGTTAAVALLMSLCNPRFTATQFALLSALAAFGRVYVGPASGYLVVALGWANFFVFSVAVAVPGLLLVLFLRKTITTLDAPKTPLTEE
- a CDS encoding exodeoxyribonuclease III; its protein translation is MRIISANLNGIRSATTKGFFNWLSSQNADVVGVQELKAQAADLKPEHTPAQFHAYFHYAEKKGYSGVGLYCRHEPDEVITGLGIADIDAEGRYLEVRFGKLSIVSLYLPSGSSSEERQDVKFSFLERFWPRLNELRESGRDVIIMGDWNIAHNEIDLKNWKGNLKNSGFLPEERAWLTQLLSSGWVDTWRTLYPTIPGYTWWSNRGQAYAKDVGWRIDYQIATPALAATAQAASIYKDEKFSDHAPLIVDYDYPLA
- the pyrE gene encoding orotate phosphoribosyltransferase; this translates as MTNFRQDFIRFAVAQKVLCFGDFITKAGRNSPYFFNAGLFSDGTSVGELARFYAQAALASKVQFDVLFGPAYKGIVLASATAVALANAGHNVPFVFNRKEAKDHGEGGVLVGAPLKGRVMIIDDVISAGTSVRESVNMIRAAGAEPAGVLIALDRMERGLGELSAVQEVEQQFGIPVIPIASLQDLLTFLADQEGMTENLAKVQNYRAQYGIQQG
- a CDS encoding DUF4124 domain-containing protein — translated: MRHWLVLALLCTTALAAQAGSLYRWVDENGKVQYSDKPPTGHSKDLTQLDKSGRVRNAGDNMTEAERAAEAERQRVQLEQRRKDRALLQSFSKPEEVDLLRDRQIEAVEAGKQTNRLRRQTLEERQARLQKQADRLKQNKKPVPNDLQTELDLNRNEIKAIDESLVRQDQEILQIKARAEADKLRLIQLRSISPN
- the ppgK gene encoding polyphosphate--glucose phosphotransferase is translated as MTTSNAAPRIVLGIDIGGTGIKGAPVNVETGELVADRLRIDTPQPATPEAVGKVVKVIVDHFAWQGPVGCTFPAIVHNGVTMSAANVDQSWFHAPAQDILAKATGLPLIVLNDADAAGSAEVMFGAAKGRHGKIIVITLGTGIGSALIVDGKLITNTEFGHLIFPKDTIAEKYCSAKVKEDKDLSWKEFNPRLNAYLEHLQLLFSPDLVIIGGGISKKGEKFIPEMKNLRFELVAATLRNEAGIVGAALEAAKQFKV